One Cellulomonas sp. Y8 DNA segment encodes these proteins:
- a CDS encoding LacI family DNA-binding transcriptional regulator, with product MDAEHPGAGAPPPLAVVAAEAGVSVPTVSKVLNSRPDVAGATRERVAAVLARHGYAVRPSGSRRTGFVDLRVVDLDSTWAEAVVRGAARAAARLGADLVVTVDSDPGSGSGGAWVRHALRRGTDGLVSVVGVPDEAARADLARAGVPLVVVDPRTRPDPELLAVAATNFRGGLDATAHLVGLGHRRIATITGPQDQDNAVARLAGYRTALIQGGLVVEEELVRGGAYGVDAGFRAAEVLLRAEDPPTAVFAASDDTAIGVLRAAREHGVRVPEDLSVVGFDDQPVAAWLDPALTTVRQPLDEMGDAAVALAHRARQGGGRGHAHLELATRLVVRASTSAPRPR from the coding sequence ATGGACGCCGAGCACCCGGGCGCCGGGGCGCCGCCGCCCCTCGCCGTCGTCGCCGCCGAGGCGGGCGTCTCCGTGCCCACCGTGTCGAAGGTGCTCAACTCCCGGCCCGACGTCGCCGGCGCCACCCGGGAGCGGGTCGCGGCCGTGCTGGCCCGGCACGGCTACGCGGTCCGGCCGTCGGGCAGCCGGCGCACGGGGTTCGTCGACCTCCGGGTGGTCGACCTGGACAGCACGTGGGCGGAGGCCGTGGTGCGCGGGGCGGCCCGGGCCGCGGCGCGGCTGGGCGCCGACCTGGTGGTGACGGTCGACTCCGACCCCGGCTCCGGGTCGGGCGGCGCCTGGGTCCGGCACGCGCTGCGCCGCGGGACGGACGGGCTGGTGAGCGTCGTCGGCGTCCCGGACGAGGCGGCGCGCGCCGACCTCGCGCGGGCGGGGGTGCCGCTCGTGGTCGTCGACCCGCGCACCCGGCCCGACCCGGAGCTGCTGGCCGTCGCCGCGACGAACTTCCGCGGCGGCCTCGACGCCACGGCGCACCTGGTCGGGCTCGGCCACCGGCGGATCGCCACGATCACCGGGCCCCAGGACCAGGACAACGCCGTCGCCCGGCTCGCGGGGTACCGGACCGCGCTGATCCAGGGGGGCCTCGTGGTCGAGGAGGAGTTGGTCCGCGGCGGGGCGTACGGCGTGGACGCCGGCTTCCGCGCCGCCGAGGTGCTGCTCCGCGCCGAGGACCCGCCGACCGCGGTGTTCGCCGCCTCGGACGACACCGCGATCGGCGTGCTGCGCGCGGCCCGGGAGCACGGGGTCCGGGTGCCGGAGGACCTGTCGGTGGTCGGATTCGACGACCAGCCGGTCGCCGCCTGGCTGGACCCGGCGCTCACGACCGTGCGGCAGCCGCTCGACGAGATGGGCGACGCCGCCGTCGCGCTCGCGCACCGGGCGCGGCAGGGCGGCGGGCGCGGGCACGCGCACCTGGAGCTGGCGACGCGCCTCGTCGTGCGGGCGTCGACGTCCGCGCCGCGACCGCGCTGA